One region of Coregonus clupeaformis isolate EN_2021a chromosome 31, ASM2061545v1, whole genome shotgun sequence genomic DNA includes:
- the LOC121547564 gene encoding casein kinase I isoform X2 translates to MDLRVGNRYRLGRKIGSGSFGDIYLGTDISVGEEVAIKLECVKTKHPQLHIESKIYKMMQGGVGIPTIKWCGAEGDYNVMVMELLGPSLEDLFNFCSRKFSLKTVLLLADQMISRIEYIHSKNFIHRDVKPDNFLMGLGKKGNLVYIIDFGLAKKYRDARTHQHIPYRENKNLTGTARYASINTHLGIEQSRRDDLESLGYVLMYFNLGSLPWQGLKAATKRQKYERISEKKMSTPIEVLCKGYPSEFSTYLNFCRSLRFDDKPDYSYLRQLFRNLFHRQGFSYDYVFDWNMLKFGANRAAEEAERERRDREDRLRHGRNPGARGLPAASGRPRGTQDGAPPTPLTPTSHTANMSPRPASGMERERKVSMRLHRGAPVNVSSSDLTGHQDTSRMSTSQLVSGMIPGGLHSAAPR, encoded by the exons ATGGACTTGAGAGTGGGAAACCGATACAGGCTGGGAAGGAAAATTGGAAGTGGATCTTTTGGAGATATCTATTTAG GCACAGACATCTCAGTGGGAGAGGAGGTGGCCATCAAGCTGGAATGTGTGAAGACCAAGCACCCACAGCTCCACATCGAGAGCAAGATCTACAAGATGatgcagggaggag TGGGCATCCCTACCATAAAGTGGTGTGGAGCAGAGGGAGACTACAACGTGATGGTGATGGAGCTGCTAGGTCCCAGTCTGGAGGACCTGTTCAACTTCTGCTCCCGCAAGTTCAGCCTCAAGACTGTCCTGCTGCTGGCTGATCAGATG ATCAGTCGTATTGAGTACATCCACTCTAAGAACTTCATCCACAGAGATGTGAAGCCTGACAACTTTCTGATGGGCCTGGGCAAGAAGGGCAACCTGGTGTACATCATCGACTTTGGCCTGGCCAAGAAGTATCGTGACGCCCGCACACACCAGCACATCCCCTACCGCGAGAACAAGAACCTGACTGGCACGGCACGCTATGCATCCATCAACACACACCTGGGGATAg agcAGTCTCGTCGTGATGACCTGGAGTCTCTGGGTTACGTCCTGATGTActtcaacctgggctctctgccCTGGCAGGGCCTCAAGGCTGCCACCAAGAGGCAAAAGTACGAACGCATCAGCGAGAAGAAGATGTCCACCCCTATCGAGGTGCTCTGCAAGGGATACCCCT CGGAGTTCTCCACCTACCTGAACTTCTGTCGCTCTCTGCGGTTCGATGACAAGCCGGACTACTCGTACCTGAGACAGCTGTTCAGAAACCTGTTCCACAGACAGGGCTTCTCCTACGACTACGTCTTTGACTGGAACATGCTCAAGTTT GGGGCCAACCGTGCAGCGGAGGAGGCGGAGCGGGagcggagggacagagaggataGGCTGAGACACGGCAGGAACCCCGGGGCCAGGGGACTCCCTGCCGCCTCAGGACGACCCCGAGGAACACAGGACGGGGCGCCGCCTACCCCCCTCACACCCACCTCACACACAG ccaacatgtctccacgaCCGGCGTCCGGTATGGAACGGGAGAGGAAAGTGAGCATGCGGCTTCACCGGGGAGCTCCCGTTAACGTCTCCTCGTCCGACCTGACGGGACACCAGGACACCTCCCGCATGTCCACCTCACAG tTGGTGTCTGGCATGATTCCTGGTGGCCTCCACTCTGCAGCGCCTCGATGA
- the LOC121547564 gene encoding casein kinase I isoform X1: MDLRVGNRYRLGRKIGSGSFGDIYLGTDISVGEEVAIKLECVKTKHPQLHIESKIYKMMQGGVGIPTIKWCGAEGDYNVMVMELLGPSLEDLFNFCSRKFSLKTVLLLADQMISRIEYIHSKNFIHRDVKPDNFLMGLGKKGNLVYIIDFGLAKKYRDARTHQHIPYRENKNLTGTARYASINTHLGIEQSRRDDLESLGYVLMYFNLGSLPWQGLKAATKRQKYERISEKKMSTPIEVLCKGYPSEFSTYLNFCRSLRFDDKPDYSYLRQLFRNLFHRQGFSYDYVFDWNMLKFTAPNSKGANRAAEEAERERRDREDRLRHGRNPGARGLPAASGRPRGTQDGAPPTPLTPTSHTANMSPRPASGMERERKVSMRLHRGAPVNVSSSDLTGHQDTSRMSTSQLVSGMIPGGLHSAAPR, from the exons ATGGACTTGAGAGTGGGAAACCGATACAGGCTGGGAAGGAAAATTGGAAGTGGATCTTTTGGAGATATCTATTTAG GCACAGACATCTCAGTGGGAGAGGAGGTGGCCATCAAGCTGGAATGTGTGAAGACCAAGCACCCACAGCTCCACATCGAGAGCAAGATCTACAAGATGatgcagggaggag TGGGCATCCCTACCATAAAGTGGTGTGGAGCAGAGGGAGACTACAACGTGATGGTGATGGAGCTGCTAGGTCCCAGTCTGGAGGACCTGTTCAACTTCTGCTCCCGCAAGTTCAGCCTCAAGACTGTCCTGCTGCTGGCTGATCAGATG ATCAGTCGTATTGAGTACATCCACTCTAAGAACTTCATCCACAGAGATGTGAAGCCTGACAACTTTCTGATGGGCCTGGGCAAGAAGGGCAACCTGGTGTACATCATCGACTTTGGCCTGGCCAAGAAGTATCGTGACGCCCGCACACACCAGCACATCCCCTACCGCGAGAACAAGAACCTGACTGGCACGGCACGCTATGCATCCATCAACACACACCTGGGGATAg agcAGTCTCGTCGTGATGACCTGGAGTCTCTGGGTTACGTCCTGATGTActtcaacctgggctctctgccCTGGCAGGGCCTCAAGGCTGCCACCAAGAGGCAAAAGTACGAACGCATCAGCGAGAAGAAGATGTCCACCCCTATCGAGGTGCTCTGCAAGGGATACCCCT CGGAGTTCTCCACCTACCTGAACTTCTGTCGCTCTCTGCGGTTCGATGACAAGCCGGACTACTCGTACCTGAGACAGCTGTTCAGAAACCTGTTCCACAGACAGGGCTTCTCCTACGACTACGTCTTTGACTGGAACATGCTCAAGTTT ACTGCCCCTAATTCCAAGGGGGCCAACCGTGCAGCGGAGGAGGCGGAGCGGGagcggagggacagagaggataGGCTGAGACACGGCAGGAACCCCGGGGCCAGGGGACTCCCTGCCGCCTCAGGACGACCCCGAGGAACACAGGACGGGGCGCCGCCTACCCCCCTCACACCCACCTCACACACAG ccaacatgtctccacgaCCGGCGTCCGGTATGGAACGGGAGAGGAAAGTGAGCATGCGGCTTCACCGGGGAGCTCCCGTTAACGTCTCCTCGTCCGACCTGACGGGACACCAGGACACCTCCCGCATGTCCACCTCACAG tTGGTGTCTGGCATGATTCCTGGTGGCCTCCACTCTGCAGCGCCTCGATGA
- the LOC121547564 gene encoding casein kinase I isoform X4 — MDLRVGNRYRLGRKIGSGSFGDIYLGTDISVGEEVAIKLECVKTKHPQLHIESKIYKMMQGGVGIPTIKWCGAEGDYNVMVMELLGPSLEDLFNFCSRKFSLKTVLLLADQMISRIEYIHSKNFIHRDVKPDNFLMGLGKKGNLVYIIDFGLAKKYRDARTHQHIPYRENKNLTGTARYASINTHLGIEQSRRDDLESLGYVLMYFNLGSLPWQGLKAATKRQKYERISEKKMSTPIEVLCKGYPSEFSTYLNFCRSLRFDDKPDYSYLRQLFRNLFHRQGFSYDYVFDWNMLKFGANRAAEEAERERRDREDRLRHGRNPGARGLPAASGRPRGTQDGAPPTPLTPTSHTANMSPRPASGMERERKVSMRLHRGAPVNVSSSDLTGHQDTSRMSTSQNSIPFDHHGN, encoded by the exons ATGGACTTGAGAGTGGGAAACCGATACAGGCTGGGAAGGAAAATTGGAAGTGGATCTTTTGGAGATATCTATTTAG GCACAGACATCTCAGTGGGAGAGGAGGTGGCCATCAAGCTGGAATGTGTGAAGACCAAGCACCCACAGCTCCACATCGAGAGCAAGATCTACAAGATGatgcagggaggag TGGGCATCCCTACCATAAAGTGGTGTGGAGCAGAGGGAGACTACAACGTGATGGTGATGGAGCTGCTAGGTCCCAGTCTGGAGGACCTGTTCAACTTCTGCTCCCGCAAGTTCAGCCTCAAGACTGTCCTGCTGCTGGCTGATCAGATG ATCAGTCGTATTGAGTACATCCACTCTAAGAACTTCATCCACAGAGATGTGAAGCCTGACAACTTTCTGATGGGCCTGGGCAAGAAGGGCAACCTGGTGTACATCATCGACTTTGGCCTGGCCAAGAAGTATCGTGACGCCCGCACACACCAGCACATCCCCTACCGCGAGAACAAGAACCTGACTGGCACGGCACGCTATGCATCCATCAACACACACCTGGGGATAg agcAGTCTCGTCGTGATGACCTGGAGTCTCTGGGTTACGTCCTGATGTActtcaacctgggctctctgccCTGGCAGGGCCTCAAGGCTGCCACCAAGAGGCAAAAGTACGAACGCATCAGCGAGAAGAAGATGTCCACCCCTATCGAGGTGCTCTGCAAGGGATACCCCT CGGAGTTCTCCACCTACCTGAACTTCTGTCGCTCTCTGCGGTTCGATGACAAGCCGGACTACTCGTACCTGAGACAGCTGTTCAGAAACCTGTTCCACAGACAGGGCTTCTCCTACGACTACGTCTTTGACTGGAACATGCTCAAGTTT GGGGCCAACCGTGCAGCGGAGGAGGCGGAGCGGGagcggagggacagagaggataGGCTGAGACACGGCAGGAACCCCGGGGCCAGGGGACTCCCTGCCGCCTCAGGACGACCCCGAGGAACACAGGACGGGGCGCCGCCTACCCCCCTCACACCCACCTCACACACAG ccaacatgtctccacgaCCGGCGTCCGGTATGGAACGGGAGAGGAAAGTGAGCATGCGGCTTCACCGGGGAGCTCCCGTTAACGTCTCCTCGTCCGACCTGACGGGACACCAGGACACCTCCCGCATGTCCACCTCACAG AATAGCATTCCCTTCGACCATCACGGCAACTAG
- the LOC121547564 gene encoding casein kinase I isoform X3 encodes MDLRVGNRYRLGRKIGSGSFGDIYLGTDISVGEEVAIKLECVKTKHPQLHIESKIYKMMQGGVGIPTIKWCGAEGDYNVMVMELLGPSLEDLFNFCSRKFSLKTVLLLADQMISRIEYIHSKNFIHRDVKPDNFLMGLGKKGNLVYIIDFGLAKKYRDARTHQHIPYRENKNLTGTARYASINTHLGIEQSRRDDLESLGYVLMYFNLGSLPWQGLKAATKRQKYERISEKKMSTPIEVLCKGYPSEFSTYLNFCRSLRFDDKPDYSYLRQLFRNLFHRQGFSYDYVFDWNMLKFTAPNSKGANRAAEEAERERRDREDRLRHGRNPGARGLPAASGRPRGTQDGAPPTPLTPTSHTANMSPRPASGMERERKVSMRLHRGAPVNVSSSDLTGHQDTSRMSTSQNSIPFDHHGN; translated from the exons ATGGACTTGAGAGTGGGAAACCGATACAGGCTGGGAAGGAAAATTGGAAGTGGATCTTTTGGAGATATCTATTTAG GCACAGACATCTCAGTGGGAGAGGAGGTGGCCATCAAGCTGGAATGTGTGAAGACCAAGCACCCACAGCTCCACATCGAGAGCAAGATCTACAAGATGatgcagggaggag TGGGCATCCCTACCATAAAGTGGTGTGGAGCAGAGGGAGACTACAACGTGATGGTGATGGAGCTGCTAGGTCCCAGTCTGGAGGACCTGTTCAACTTCTGCTCCCGCAAGTTCAGCCTCAAGACTGTCCTGCTGCTGGCTGATCAGATG ATCAGTCGTATTGAGTACATCCACTCTAAGAACTTCATCCACAGAGATGTGAAGCCTGACAACTTTCTGATGGGCCTGGGCAAGAAGGGCAACCTGGTGTACATCATCGACTTTGGCCTGGCCAAGAAGTATCGTGACGCCCGCACACACCAGCACATCCCCTACCGCGAGAACAAGAACCTGACTGGCACGGCACGCTATGCATCCATCAACACACACCTGGGGATAg agcAGTCTCGTCGTGATGACCTGGAGTCTCTGGGTTACGTCCTGATGTActtcaacctgggctctctgccCTGGCAGGGCCTCAAGGCTGCCACCAAGAGGCAAAAGTACGAACGCATCAGCGAGAAGAAGATGTCCACCCCTATCGAGGTGCTCTGCAAGGGATACCCCT CGGAGTTCTCCACCTACCTGAACTTCTGTCGCTCTCTGCGGTTCGATGACAAGCCGGACTACTCGTACCTGAGACAGCTGTTCAGAAACCTGTTCCACAGACAGGGCTTCTCCTACGACTACGTCTTTGACTGGAACATGCTCAAGTTT ACTGCCCCTAATTCCAAGGGGGCCAACCGTGCAGCGGAGGAGGCGGAGCGGGagcggagggacagagaggataGGCTGAGACACGGCAGGAACCCCGGGGCCAGGGGACTCCCTGCCGCCTCAGGACGACCCCGAGGAACACAGGACGGGGCGCCGCCTACCCCCCTCACACCCACCTCACACACAG ccaacatgtctccacgaCCGGCGTCCGGTATGGAACGGGAGAGGAAAGTGAGCATGCGGCTTCACCGGGGAGCTCCCGTTAACGTCTCCTCGTCCGACCTGACGGGACACCAGGACACCTCCCGCATGTCCACCTCACAG AATAGCATTCCCTTCGACCATCACGGCAACTAG